From Microbacterium sp. LWH7-1.2:
CATGGAGTTGATGGATGCTGCGTCCCTCGCCGCCGTCCACGCGCTCCTGGGGCTCTCGGCACCCACTCCCGGGGCGGCGCAGCTCACCATCCAGACCGACGGCCCTGCCGCGATCGCCGAGGCCGAGGCGATCGCCGGGGTGCTCCGCCGGGTCGGCGGGACAGTCGCCGTCTCGCACGACCGCGACGAGGGCGAGCGGCTGCTGACGATCCGCCGGGCGATGCATCCCGCGATGGAGACTCTCGGCACCGCGCTCATCGAGGACGTCTCGGTGCCCCGCAGCGCTCTCCCTGCGATGTTCGACGAGATCGCCCGCGTCGAGCGTGAGCACGGCGTCGTGATCCCCACCGTCGCTCACGCCGGCGATGGCAACCTGCACCCCAACTTCATCTTCGACGCCCAGCCCGACGAGTTCGGCGTCGTCGAGGCGCCGGACCACATCTGGGCGGCCGCCGACGACCTCTTTCGTGCCGCGCTCCGCCTCGGCGGAACGCTGACCGGCGAGCACGGTGTGGGCGTACTCAAGCGCCGATGGCTCGCCGACGAGCTCGGCGACGCCCAATGGGAGCTTCAGCGGCAGATCACCCGCGTCTTCGATCCCCAGGGCATCCTCAACCCCGGCAAGGTGTTCGCGCGCTGAGCCGCGGCATCCGTCGCCCCAGTCAGATGCCCTGCCAGTCGGGCTTGTTGTCGTAGGCGTAGCGGTAGTAGTCGGCACGGGCGAGCTGCGATGCCGCCGCCTCGTCGACCACCACGGTCGCGTGCGAGTGGAGCTGGATCGCCGAGCCGGGCAGCGACGCCGAGAGCGGGCCCTCGACGGCGCCGGCGACCGCGGCCGCCTTGCCCTCGCCGAAGGCCAGCAGCACCAGGTGGCGGGCGCGCAGGATCGTGCCCAGGCCCTGTGTGATGCAGTGCATCGGCACCTGGTCGACCGAGTCGAAGAAGCGCGCGTTGTCGCGGCGGGTCTGCTCGGTGAGCGTCTTCACGCGCGTGATCGACGAGAACGACGAACCCGGCTCGTTGAAGCCGATGTGGCCGTCCGTGCCGATGCCGAGGATCTGCAGGTCGATGCCACCCGCATCGCGGATGGCCTCGTCGTACTCCTCGCCGTGGTGCTCGATGCCCTCCGGCGTGCCGTCCGGCGTGCGGATGAGCTCGGGGTTGAAGCCCAGCGGCTCGACGACCTCGCGCGTGATCACCGAGCGGTAGCTCTCGGGATGGGCCGGGTCGATGCCGACGTACTCGTCGAGCGCGAAGCCGCGCACACGCGAGACGTCGACGCCCTCCAGGCGCGAGCGCAGCGCCTCGTACACCGGCAGCGGCGTGGACCCGGTGGCAAGACCCAGGACCGTCTCGGGGTTCGAGCGGATGAGTCCGGCGATGTGGTCGGCGACGAGCGCACCTGCGGCCTGCTTGTCGCGGACGATGACGATCTCAGCCATGGAACATCTCATCCATGAATCAGAGCCTCCTGGGTGTCGTGTGTGGCGTCGCCCTCCGCGCCCACCAGCGCGGCTCCGAGCGCAGCGGCCGGTGAACCCGGCGGCAGCAGCTCGACCCGGTCGGCGAGGTGCAGCGAGCGCATGAACGGGGATGCCTCGGCACTGGCCGCGAGCTCGGCCGCGACATCCGTCATCAGTCGGTCTCCCAACGCCGTCACACCCCCTCCGAGGACCACGATATCGACGTCGGCGGTCAGCACCAGCACCCGGATCGCTGCGGCGACGCCGCGGGCGAGACCGGCCCGCAGCTGTCGCGCCGACGGGTCGCCGGCATCGGCGGCGTCGAAGACGTCGCGCACGGGCAGCGCGGACCGCTTGGCCCAGCGCTCGGCGATCGCGCCGCCGCCCGCGAACGCCTCGATGCAGCCGCGCTGACCGCAGCGGCACAGGGGTCCGTTCGGGTCGACGGAGATATGGCCGACCTCGCCGGCCGTGCCGCGCGCGCCGCGCCACAGCACCCCGTCGGAGACGATGCCCGCGGCGATGCCGGTGCCGAGGTTGAGGTACGCCATCGAGCCCGGCGCCGGTGCGCCGCCCCGCGTGTGGAGCGCATGCGCGCCGAGCGCGGCCGCCTTCACGTCGTTCTCGACCTGCACCGGCACGCCCAGCGCGGGCGCGACCGCGGCGGCGAGGTCGAGCTCGTCCACGCCGAGGTTGACGGCGTGCACGACGCGGCCGGTGCCCGGCTCGATCTGACCCGGGATGCCGACCCCGACCGACCGCACGGCCGAGAGGTCGACGCCGGCCTCGGAGCCGAGCGCACGCACGGCGTCGAGGACGGTCTGGGCCACAGCATCCGGTCCCCAGCCCGTGGGGATGCGGAGGCGGCCCGCGATCCCGCCCTCGGCGTCGACCGCCACGGCGTCCGTCTTCGTCCCGCCGACGTCCAGCCCGACCTTCATCGGCCGACCTCCCCGTGGGAGGCGGCGTGGTCCTTCGTGCGCATCAGCCCTTGACCGCCCCTGAGACGAGACCGCTCGTCATGCGATGCTGGACGATGAGGAAGAACACGATCACCGGGATGGCCATGATCGTGGATGCCGCCATGACGACCGCCCAGTCGGTGGCCTTCGTCGCCTGCACGAAGGCGCGCAGCCAGATCGGGAGGGTGAGCGACTCCGGCCTCGTCATGATGACGAGGGCGAAGACGAACTCGTTCCAGGCCTGGATGAAGGCGAACACGCCCGTCGCGATGAGGCCGGGGGCCAGCAGCGGGAACGTGATGCGCCAGAAAGCGCCGGTCCGGCTGCATCCGTCGATCATCGCGGCCTCCTCCAGGTCTGCGGGGACGCCGTTGACGAATCCGCGGAGCGTCCAGATGGTGAACGGGAGCACGAAGGCGATGTAGACGAAGCTCAGACCGATGATCGAGTTGAGCAGATACCAGCCGTCGAGCACCCGGAACACCGAGACGATCATCGCCTCAGCGGGGATCATCTGGATCACGAGGATCGCGATGATGAACGACGTCCGGGTGCGGAAGCGGTAGCGCGACACGGCGATCGCGCCGAGGAAGGCGAACCCGAGCGCGGCCACCAGCGTGATCCCGGTGACGGCGACCGAGTTGAAGAGCGCGTTGAGCAGGCTGTCGTCGGTGAGGGCTTCCTGATAGTTGCTGAGCGTGAACTCGTCCGGCCACCAGTGGGGGGTCGTCGAGCGCACGGCCGATGCGGGCAGCAGCGAGGTGTTCACCATCCAGTAGACGGGGAACAGCGAGGCGACGATGACGACGACGGCCGCGACGTTCAGGAACACCCGCGAGATCACGCGGCGAGGACCGGCGGTCATGATTCCTCCTTGAGCATGGTGCGGATCCAGTACCCGGAGATGGCGAGGAGGATGACGACGAGGATCACAGAGATCGCGCCGCCGGCGCCGAGGTCACCCGAAGCCATGGAGACGCTGTAGATGTAGACGCCGATCGTGTTGGTCTCGGCGCGTACGCCGCCGATGGACTGCAGCGCGTAGATCTGCGCGAAGACGCGGAGGTCCCAGATGACCTGCAGGACCAGGAGCACGAGGAGGATCGAGCGCACATAGGGGAAGACGATGAGGCGGAACCGTGCGAGTCCTCCGGCGCCGTCGAGCGAGGCGGCCTCGAGCACCTCGTCGGGCACCTGCGAGAGCGCGGCGTACGTGCTGAAGGCGACGAACGGGATCGCACCCCACGTGATGATGATCGCCGCGACGGCATAGAAGCTCGTCGGGTCGATGAGCCAGCTGTGGCCGATCCAGTTCTCGCCGGTGATCTGGGTGAGCACCCAGTTGACCAGACCGTACTGGGTGTCGAAGATCCAGCCCCACACGATCGTCGCGGTGAGCGCGGGCATCGCCCACGCGAGCAGCAGCGAGACGGACACCGCCGTGCGCATCACCTTGCCGAGCTTGGTCATCAGGACGGCGATCGCGACGCCGAGGAGCATCGTGGCGACGACGCTCACGACGCACAGCGCGACGCTGCGGCCGAGGACCGCCCAGAACTCGGGATCGGTCAGCACGGCGATGTAGTTGTCGATCCCGATGAACTCGGGCGGCGCGCCGAAGATCTGCGCGCGGCCGAACTTCTGGAACGACATGATCACCAGCTGCACGAGCGGCCAGCCGATGAAGACGACGAGCATGATGAGGGCCGGCGTCAGCAGCGCGAGCGGCGCCCAGGGGAAGCGGCGCTTCTTCGGCCTTTCGGGGTCTGGCCGTGACTCGGGTGACGGGGCCGGCGGAGCCGACGCCTCTGCGGGGATTGTCGTCATGGCAAACCTCCTCTCAGGAATTGTGTCGAGCCCGGTGCGGGCACGGAACGGGGTGCCCCGCGGCACGGAGCACCCCGTTCAGTGACGTCAGCCGTTCAGGATCGATTCGATCTGCTCGTCGGCTGCGGTGGCGAGCTCCTTGACGTCGCCGCCGTTCGCGATGTTGACGAACAGGTCCTGCATGATGCCCTGCGCCTCGACGTCCGCCCAGTTCGGCGAAGCCGGGGTGAGCTTCGAGTTGGCCGCGGCCTCGGCGATGACGCTCGCGAGCTCGGGGGTGGCTGCGGCGACCTTGTCACCGAGCGAGACGAGAGCGGGAACCAGGCCGTTCTCGGCGAGGATCGTCTGGTACTCGTCGCTCAGCATGATCTCGAGCGCGCTCTTGGCGAGGTCGGGGTTCTTCGACTTCGCGGCGATGCCGACGTTCGAACCGCCCGCGAAGACCTGGGCGGCGCCGCCGTCCATGCCCGGAAGGGCGTAGTAGCCGGTGATGTCGGCGACGGCAGTCGGCTGCTTGTCCTCGTCGGCGACGATCGACCAGTAGGCCCAGCTCGGAGCCGAGTACGTGGCGGACTGCTCGGTGCGGAAGGGCACCCAGCCGTCGGCCTCGTCGCCGTCCTTCGGGGCGAGCGACGCCTGGGTCATGAGCTCCTGGACCTGCGCGAGGCCGGCGACCGACGCGTCGCTCGACAGCTGCGCGTCCCACTCGTCGCCGTCCTGGACGGCGATCTCGCCGCCGTTCTCCCAGATGAAGGGCAGGCCGTTGTACCAGTCCTTGCCCGGGAAGTAGACGCCCGAGACACCCGGCAGCGCGCCCGCGAGGGCCACGCCGTTCGACACGTACTCGTCGAGCGTGGTGGGCACCGCGACGCCCGCCTGCTCGTACATCGCCGTGTTGTAGAAGACGACACGGGCACCCGAGTAGTACGGGGCCGCGTACAGGGTGCCGTCCCAGCTGCCGGCCTCGACGAAGCCGGGAAGCAGGTCGTCGCCGCCGAGCTCACCCTCGATGTCGGCGAGGCTCAGGAGGGCACCGCTGGAGGTGAACGCGGGGGCCTGCGTGTTGCCCATCTCGACGATGTCGGGGCTGTCGTTCGACGACAGGCTCGTGGTGAGCTTGTCGACGAGACCGGTCCACTGCTGCTCCTCGATGACCAGCGTCGACCCCGGGTTCTCGTCCTCGAAGGTCTTCTTCAGGTAGTCGCGAGCGTCCTGCGGAGTGTCGGTGCCGACCAGCCACACGCGGATCTCGGCGCCCTCTTCGGACCCCGAGCCGCCGCCGTTGCCGCCGGCGCAGCCGGCGAGCACCAGTGCCGAGGCGCCGATGAGCGCCACCGCTCCAAGCGTCTTCTTCATGGTGTCTTCCTTCGTTTTCGGTGTTCTCTTGGTGTCTCGGATGGGCCGGGTGACCCATCCGCGGGTGGGGAGGCTCCGCGGGGAGCTTCCGTGTTGTTGTGGGATCCGGGGGGATCCGCCGGGGAATCGCGCTGTGTCAGGACACCCCGAGTTGTCCGGACAGGACCATGACGGCGGCGCCGCGCAGGACGATGTCCTGGCCTTGCTCCGTCATCCGCACTCGCACGCCTTCGTCGACGGACGGCGCGAGCGTGCGCGCACGGAGTGTCTCGACGGTCTGCTCCGCGAGGGATCCGCCGAGGAGTTCAGGGGGGCCGGAGAGGACGATCTCCGACACGTCGAGGGCGCCGACCACGGGGGCCAGCGCGATGCCGAGCCGCTCCCCTGCGTCGCGGAGGATGCCCTCGTGGTCGGCGGGATCGGCCGCCGCGCTCAGCCGCGAGGTCAGCGAGGGCACCGAGAGCCACGCCTCGAGGCATCCGACCTTGCCGCACGCGCACTGCGGGCCGCCATCCGTGCCGACGGTGACGTGCCCGATCTCGCCCGCGGCGAAGCGGCTGCCGCGCATGGGCTGACCGGCGAGCAGCAGACCCGAGCCGACACCTCGGCCGACCTTGACGAGGAGCACGTCGTCAGGTGCGCCGCCGAACGTGTACTCGGCCAGGACGGCGGCGTTGGCGTCGTTCGCGACGAGGACGGGGACCCCGAGCGCGCCGCGCAGCGCGCCTTCGAGATCGAACCCGGCCCAGCCGAAGTTCGGCGCCGTGAGGATGACGCCGCGGTCGTCGACGACACCGGGGGTGCCGACGCCGATGCCGAGCACGGGCGCGTGGGAGTCGGTGACGAGGGCGCGGGCGAGCTCCACGACGGTGTCGACGAGGGCATCGGCGTCGGGCACCGCGACCTCGCGACGCGCGACGATGCCGCCGTCGAGCGTGAGGACGGCGCCGATGAAGGTGTCGCTCCCCGAGAGGTCGAGCCCGATGATCCGGTGCCCTGCGTGGTCGAGGTCGACGAGGATCGCCGGCTTGCCAGGCCCCGAGGCCTCGCGCACGCCCATCTCGGCGACGAACCCGTCCGCGATGAGCTCGGCGACGAGGTCGGAGATCGTGACCCGGGTGAGCCCTGTCTCGCGGGACAGGTCGGCGCGGCTCATCGCGCCCTGGTGGAACAGGGTCTGCAGCACGAGCGAGCGGTTGTGGCCGCGAGCGTGCTCGGGCAGAACCTTCGCGCCCTGGCGGAGCGTGCGTCCAGGGGCGAATGCGCGGGTGTTCGTGGTGGTGCTCTGCGGCGTGTCGATAATGGATGGGCCGCGCCGCGCTTCCGTATTGGACATGTTTGTTAGTAGACCTTACGAACTAACTTTCCGCAAGTCCTTGAATTGATTTGGGCGGATGCTTTACAAAACCGTGATCCGCCGTGTCGCGATCGTTACACAACTGCGTGCGGTTTTCCGACCGTGACCGGCGGTTCGTGCGTGACCAGGACGTGACCTCAGCACCCGGGCGAGTCGCCTACGATGGGGGGAAGCATGGATCACAGTCGGGGGTGTGGCGTGACGAATCTGGCGACCGAGTCGCAGGCCGGAAAGGCGTCCGTCGGCGACGCCGTCCAGGCCGAGCAGGCCGTCGAGGACGAGCTGTCCGCACCGGCGGAGACTGCGGCACCCGATGCCGTGGACGAGACGGATGCTGAGCCCCCGGCGGATGCCGAGACGGCAGAGTCCGTCGCGCCCGTGGTCGCGGACGACTCCCCCGCCGCCGAGGGTGCGGACGAGCCGGCGCAAGCCACCGACGCCGACCCGGAGGCGGAACTCGACGCAGAGGTCGAGCCCGAAGGTGAGGCCGAGCCCGACGACGAGCTGGAGCCGGAAGCCGAACCGCAGCCGGAAGCCGAGCTGGAGCCCGAAGCGCAGCCGGAGGCGGAACTCGACGCGGAGGTCGAGCCCGAAGGTGAGGCCGAGCCTGTTGACGACGAGCTGGAGCCCGAAGCCGAACCGCAGCCGGAAGCCGAACTGGAGCCCGAAGCGCAGCCGGAGGCGGAACTCGACGCGGAGGTCGAGCCCGAAGGTGAGGCCGAGCCTGTTGACGACGAGCTGGAGCCCGAAGCGGAGCTGGAGCCCGAAGCGGAGTTGGAGGCCGAAGCGGAGTTGGAGGCCGAGCCCGCCGACGAGCCCGCTGCGGACGAAGACGGCCAGGCCGAGGCATCCGTCACCACCGACACCGACACCGACGCAGAGACCGTCGTCGTCGCGACCGCCGTGCTGACGCAGGCAGCCGCGACCCCGCTCGCGCCGACTGCGAACCTCTCCGCCGAGACGGCGACCGCCGCCGGCACCGCTACCGGTCCCGCGGACGGCTCACCCGCCTTCGCGTGGGCGCCCGCCGAGCCCAAGCCCAAGAAGAAGCACACGGCGCTCTGGATCAGCGCGGCTGCCGGCGTGGCGGTGGTGGGACTCGTCGTCTCGTCGCTCGTGCTCATCGCGCCCGGCACCGCGGTCGCCGGCGTGCCGGTCGGCTGGCTCACGCCCGCCGCGGCTGCGGCGGCCATCGAGCAGCGCCTCGGCGAGACGACCGTCGTGCTCACAGGCGCAGGCGAGGACGCCGAGGTCACCGGTGCCGAGCTCGGCGCCGCAGTCGATGCCCGGGCGCTCGCCGACGCCGCTTTCGCGCAGCATCCGATGTGGAATCCGACGGCATGGTTCGCCACGACCGACGCGGAGATCGAGCTCGACCCTGTGGCGGCCACCGAAGCACTGCGCGAGGTCGCGCCGCAGCTCTACACCGACGCCACCGACGCGACGCTCGCGTTCGACGCAGCAACCGCGTCGTACGTCTCCACGCCCGCGGTCGCCGGCACCGGGATCGACGTGGCCGCCGTCCAGGACGCGATCCAGGCGGCATTCGAGGCCGGCGAGACACGCGTTCAGCTCGACCCGGTCTCGGCCGACGTCCCTGCCGCCATCTCGACCGAGACCGCCGATGCCACCGTCGCGCAGCTGAACGGCATGCTCGACACCGCCGGCTTCTACGTGGGCGAAGAGCGCACGGTGCCGATCGATCGTGCGACGCTGGCCGCCTGGCTGACCGTCACGCCCGACCCTGAGAATGCCGCCTACGAGATCACCGCCGACGAGGCGGCCATCCAGACCGTGGTCGACGGGCTTCCGGCGGCGGTCAACCGGCCGGCCGAGAACGGCGCCGTCATCACCAACTCGGCGGGCAAGGTGCTCCGCGAGGAGGCGCCGGGGATCTCGGGACGCGAGGTTGGCGACACCTCGGGCCTGGCCTCGGACTCCGCCGCGCAGCTGGCGACGGGCGACGCGGTGTTCCAGACGCCCGTGACCGAGGTCGCGCCCGTCGTCGCGACGCTCGCCCGCACGATCGAGGTGGACCTGTCCAGCCAGACAGCGACCCTCTTCGAGAACGGCAGCGCCATCCGCTCGTACCCGATCTCTTCGGGGCTGTCCGGCACGCCGACGCCCACCGGCCACTTCACCGTGAACGCCTACACCCGCGTCCAGGACATGGGCGCGCTGTGCTACAACCCGGCCGCGGTGAACAGCTATTGCACGAAGGACGTGCCCTGGATCACGTGGTTCGCGCCGGACATCGCCTTCCACGGCGCCTCGGCGTTCCGCAGCCGTCTCGGCGTGCCGCAGAGCCACGGCTGCGTCAACATGTGGAACGACGACGCCAAGTTCGTCTACGACTGGACGGCGCGCGGCACCGAGGTGTGGGTCCACGCCTGATCGCGGACCGCGCGCGGCCGGCGTGAACAGTCCC
This genomic window contains:
- a CDS encoding sugar ABC transporter permease — its product is MTTIPAEASAPPAPSPESRPDPERPKKRRFPWAPLALLTPALIMLVVFIGWPLVQLVIMSFQKFGRAQIFGAPPEFIGIDNYIAVLTDPEFWAVLGRSVALCVVSVVATMLLGVAIAVLMTKLGKVMRTAVSVSLLLAWAMPALTATIVWGWIFDTQYGLVNWVLTQITGENWIGHSWLIDPTSFYAVAAIIITWGAIPFVAFSTYAALSQVPDEVLEAASLDGAGGLARFRLIVFPYVRSILLVLLVLQVIWDLRVFAQIYALQSIGGVRAETNTIGVYIYSVSMASGDLGAGGAISVILVVILLAISGYWIRTMLKEES
- a CDS encoding L,D-transpeptidase family protein, coding for MTNLATESQAGKASVGDAVQAEQAVEDELSAPAETAAPDAVDETDAEPPADAETAESVAPVVADDSPAAEGADEPAQATDADPEAELDAEVEPEGEAEPDDELEPEAEPQPEAELEPEAQPEAELDAEVEPEGEAEPVDDELEPEAEPQPEAELEPEAQPEAELDAEVEPEGEAEPVDDELEPEAELEPEAELEAEAELEAEPADEPAADEDGQAEASVTTDTDTDAETVVVATAVLTQAAATPLAPTANLSAETATAAGTATGPADGSPAFAWAPAEPKPKKKHTALWISAAAGVAVVGLVVSSLVLIAPGTAVAGVPVGWLTPAAAAAAIEQRLGETTVVLTGAGEDAEVTGAELGAAVDARALADAAFAQHPMWNPTAWFATTDAEIELDPVAATEALREVAPQLYTDATDATLAFDAATASYVSTPAVAGTGIDVAAVQDAIQAAFEAGETRVQLDPVSADVPAAISTETADATVAQLNGMLDTAGFYVGEERTVPIDRATLAAWLTVTPDPENAAYEITADEAAIQTVVDGLPAAVNRPAENGAVITNSAGKVLREEAPGISGREVGDTSGLASDSAAQLATGDAVFQTPVTEVAPVVATLARTIEVDLSSQTATLFENGSAIRSYPISSGLSGTPTPTGHFTVNAYTRVQDMGALCYNPAAVNSYCTKDVPWITWFAPDIAFHGASAFRSRLGVPQSHGCVNMWNDDAKFVYDWTARGTEVWVHA
- a CDS encoding ROK family protein, encoding MKVGLDVGGTKTDAVAVDAEGGIAGRLRIPTGWGPDAVAQTVLDAVRALGSEAGVDLSAVRSVGVGIPGQIEPGTGRVVHAVNLGVDELDLAAAVAPALGVPVQVENDVKAAALGAHALHTRGGAPAPGSMAYLNLGTGIAAGIVSDGVLWRGARGTAGEVGHISVDPNGPLCRCGQRGCIEAFAGGGAIAERWAKRSALPVRDVFDAADAGDPSARQLRAGLARGVAAAIRVLVLTADVDIVVLGGGVTALGDRLMTDVAAELAASAEASPFMRSLHLADRVELLPPGSPAAALGAALVGAEGDATHDTQEALIHG
- a CDS encoding extracellular solute-binding protein — its product is MKKTLGAVALIGASALVLAGCAGGNGGGSGSEEGAEIRVWLVGTDTPQDARDYLKKTFEDENPGSTLVIEEQQWTGLVDKLTTSLSSNDSPDIVEMGNTQAPAFTSSGALLSLADIEGELGGDDLLPGFVEAGSWDGTLYAAPYYSGARVVFYNTAMYEQAGVAVPTTLDEYVSNGVALAGALPGVSGVYFPGKDWYNGLPFIWENGGEIAVQDGDEWDAQLSSDASVAGLAQVQELMTQASLAPKDGDEADGWVPFRTEQSATYSAPSWAYWSIVADEDKQPTAVADITGYYALPGMDGGAAQVFAGGSNVGIAAKSKNPDLAKSALEIMLSDEYQTILAENGLVPALVSLGDKVAAATPELASVIAEAAANSKLTPASPNWADVEAQGIMQDLFVNIANGGDVKELATAADEQIESILNG
- a CDS encoding ROK family transcriptional regulator encodes the protein MSNTEARRGPSIIDTPQSTTTNTRAFAPGRTLRQGAKVLPEHARGHNRSLVLQTLFHQGAMSRADLSRETGLTRVTISDLVAELIADGFVAEMGVREASGPGKPAILVDLDHAGHRIIGLDLSGSDTFIGAVLTLDGGIVARREVAVPDADALVDTVVELARALVTDSHAPVLGIGVGTPGVVDDRGVILTAPNFGWAGFDLEGALRGALGVPVLVANDANAAVLAEYTFGGAPDDVLLVKVGRGVGSGLLLAGQPMRGSRFAAGEIGHVTVGTDGGPQCACGKVGCLEAWLSVPSLTSRLSAAADPADHEGILRDAGERLGIALAPVVGALDVSEIVLSGPPELLGGSLAEQTVETLRARTLAPSVDEGVRVRMTEQGQDIVLRGAAVMVLSGQLGVS
- a CDS encoding glucosamine-6-phosphate deaminase; translated protein: MAEIVIVRDKQAAGALVADHIAGLIRSNPETVLGLATGSTPLPVYEALRSRLEGVDVSRVRGFALDEYVGIDPAHPESYRSVITREVVEPLGFNPELIRTPDGTPEGIEHHGEEYDEAIRDAGGIDLQILGIGTDGHIGFNEPGSSFSSITRVKTLTEQTRRDNARFFDSVDQVPMHCITQGLGTILRARHLVLLAFGEGKAAAVAGAVEGPLSASLPGSAIQLHSHATVVVDEAAASQLARADYYRYAYDNKPDWQGI
- a CDS encoding carbohydrate ABC transporter permease is translated as MTAGPRRVISRVFLNVAAVVVIVASLFPVYWMVNTSLLPASAVRSTTPHWWPDEFTLSNYQEALTDDSLLNALFNSVAVTGITLVAALGFAFLGAIAVSRYRFRTRTSFIIAILVIQMIPAEAMIVSVFRVLDGWYLLNSIIGLSFVYIAFVLPFTIWTLRGFVNGVPADLEEAAMIDGCSRTGAFWRITFPLLAPGLIATGVFAFIQAWNEFVFALVIMTRPESLTLPIWLRAFVQATKATDWAVVMAASTIMAIPVIVFFLIVQHRMTSGLVSGAVKG